GATATTGTTGATAATTTTATGGCACTTATGGAATCTGTGAATACTCTGGCACAAGTCTATGATATGCCTGTGATTTATTCAACGCATCCGCGTTCTGCTAAAATAATAGAAGAACGGAAATTTCACTTTCATTATAATGTAAGATCTATTAAACCCTTTAATTTTACGGATTACAACCATCTGCAAAAGCATGCCTACTGTGTGGTTTCAGATAGTGGAACACTACCTGAGGAAGCCTCCTACTTTAAATCTTTTCCGGCTGTGTGTATCCGGACTTCCACCGAGAGGCCTGAGGCGCTCGATACAGGTAATTTCATTCTAGGCTCTATAACACCTAAACAAGTGCTTCAGGCTGTGGATGTTGCTGTTAGGTTGCAGCAGCAGATGGACATTGGCAGTGATGTGCCTGACTATATTGAGGAGAACGTCAGCACCAAGATAGTCAAGCTGATTCAAAGTTATACAGGGATTATTAACCACATAGTATGGCGAAAATAAAAGTTTTTCAAATCTTTTATTTTCTTTTGTCTGCTGCATATAGATAATTTCGAACTATATTTATATTTAGCAAACTAATTTTATGTAAGTGATTGACATTTTTTACCATCTGTGTTATTTATAAATTACAGCATTGGACATATCATTTTACATAATACAATTCATGGGGCTTTACACAATCCGTACATTCACAACGGCTGTATAATTTTTTTAAGCTGTAAAATTTACGGAAGACTAGTAAAAATTACTAAAAGCTGTAAATTACAAATGGAAAGTTGGTGATATTTTAGTTAAAGTGTAACCTATTATCTTAATGGACAATATGAAGAGTAAAATACGAGAAGGAGGTTTTTTATGGGAAATAAGGGGCTTAAAAAAGTACTCAGTATAGTCTTGGCGGTCTCTTGTATTGCTTTTAATCCGCAAATAAACACGCAGCAGGTGAAAGCAACAGAAACAGGAGCTGTACCCAGTCAGGAGTATAATTGGAAAAATGTTCAGATTTACGCTGGAGGTTATGTAGATAATATTGTATTCAATCCGGGTGAACAGGATTTAATTTATGCCAGAACTGACATGGGAGGTGCTTACAGATGGAATCCTGCTGACAGTTCCTGGATACCTTTAACCGATTGGATCGGTGCTGATAACTGGAATAACTTAGGCTGCGAAAGCCTGGCAGTGGATTCGATTGAAACAAACCGGGTCTATATCGCCGCAGGAACCTACACGAATGAATGGACATCCGCTAACGGTTACATTATGCGTTCTGAGGATAAAGGAGACACCTGGCAGTTAGCGGAGTTACCCTTTAAATTAGGTGCAAACATGCTGGGACGTTCTATGGGGGAACGCCTTGTTATTGATCCTAATAGTAATAATGTATTATATCTAGGTGCCAGAAGCGGCAACGGATTATGGAAAAGTACAGATTATGGTGCAACCTGGAATAAAGTAACCACCATGACCCATGTAGGAAACTACGCTCCAAGTGAGGATGACCCCAGTTCGTATGACAGTACATTGACTGGTGTAGTTTGGGTTACTCCTGATCCCTCCTCCAGTGCTCCCGGCACTCCCTGTAAAACTATTTACATTGGTGTTGCTAATAAAAAAGGACAGGCGACTGTATACCAGACACTGGATGGCGGTTTAACCTGGGAAGCTGTTCCGGGACAACCAAAAAACATTGTGGTTCCAGATTCAACCAATCCATCCAAAACAACAGGTCTGTTTCCCCACCATGGAGTGTTGGCCTCTAATGGTGTATTATACATACCTTATAGTGACGGAGTGGGTCCTTATGACGGACATAAAGGAGAGGTCTTTAAATATAACACAAAAACTGGTGTATGGACGGATATAACTCCAATACCTACCTCCAGCGGTGATAATTATTTTGGATTTGGCGGTCTTGCCGTGGATCCTGTAAATCCCGACGTGTTAATTGTATCCACTCTTAATTCTTGGTGGCCGGACGCAAATTTCTTCCGAAGTACAGATGGAGGCGCAACCTGGATTCGCTTCTGGGATTGGAATGGTTACCCTGAGAGGACAATTCGTTATACACAGGACATCACTGATTCACCCTGGTTAACTTTTGGTAATAACCCACAACCACCGGAACCCGCATTAAAGCTGGGCTGGATGATTGGAAATATTTCAATTGACCCATTTAATTCCGATAGAATGATGTATGGAACCGGTGCTACTGTATACGGAACCAATAATTTAACTGACCTTGAAAATGGTGGTAAGGTGCACTTATCTGTTTATGCGAAAGGAATTGAGCAAACAGCAGTACAATCTTTAATAAGTCCTACCACGGGATCTGCCCATTTAGTCAGCGGAATGTATGATCTCGGTGGTTTTGTCCACAAAGATTTGGATTCCGTTCCGGACATGATGCTGCGGACACCCTTTTTAGGAAATACCTCTATTGACTACGCAGAACTAAGCCCAACCCGCTATGTTCGTGTAGGTAATACCGATAAAGGTTCCGGTTCAAGAATTGGTTTATCTTATGATGTAGGCTCCAACTGGTTTCCCTTGAATAATCCCTGGCAGTCAAACAGCGAAGATACAACCGGCGGCGGCACTGTTGCCATGTCAGCCGATGGTACTAGTATTGTATGGGCTCCAAACGGACAATCTGTTTATTATTCCACCAATACCGGTTCTTCCTGGTCATTAAGCGCCGGAGTACCTGCCGGTGCCAAGGTTGCCTCAGACAGAGTAAATCCAAGTAAATTCTATGCCTTTCACAATGGAAGCTTTTATGTAAGTACCAATAAAGGTGCCACCTTTACAGCAACTGTTACAAACCTTCCATATTCCGGACACATAAAAGCAATGCCAGGTATCGAAGGAGATGTTTGGATAGCCGGTGAAACCTATAATGGTATCAGCGGAATCTTCCATACCACTGATTCCGGGCAAAGCTTTACTAAGTCTACAGATGTAGAAGAAGGTTATGTGATTGGTTTTGGTAAAGCTGCACCGGGAGAAACCTATATGTCCTTATATGCATCTGCTAAAATATATGGTGTGAAAGGCATTTTCCGTTCTGACGATGCCGGACAGACCTGGGTACGTATTAATGATGATGCCCATCAATATGGTGTAACCAATAGCTGTATTACAGGTGACCCAAGGATTTATGGCCGCGTTTACCTTGGTACAAATGGCAGAGGTATCTTATATGCTGATATCGCAGGAGAGATACCTGCTAATAATGCATCTATTAGCCCAACAACTGCAACCTTTGACAAAAAGACTGCAAGTCAGGCTGATATTACGGTTACATTAGCTTTAAACGGTAATACCTTAAATTATATTAAGAATGGAAGTACTGCATTAGTAAACGAATCAGATTATACTGTTTCCGGTAATACAGTAACCATTAAAAAATCTTATCTTGCTGGTCTAAGTGTTGGTTTGACTGCCTTGACCTTTGATTTTAGCCAAGGTCTTGATAGAACCTTAAGTCTGACTATTGTTGATACAACGGCTGCAAATAACGCAGATATCACTCCGGTACAGGCAAATTTTGATAAAAATACAGAAAAACAACAGGATATTAGCATTGCATTAACTTTGAATGGTAACACCCTGACAGCAATTAAAAATGAAACCACTGTTCTAAAAATGGATGAAGATTACTCCTTAACAGGAACTACAGTTGTAGTAAGGAAAGAATATCTAGAGAAGTTAAACAATGGAACAGTTAACCTGACTTTCGTGTTCAGTGCCGGTGCCAGCAAGGATTTATCTATTCAAATCACTGATACTACACCCGTAGAAATTGGTGATATTCAAGTTCAGTTCATTGGAACAAATGCTGCCAGTACTCAAGGTATTGGAGCTAAGTTTCGGATAATTAATACCGGCAATACACCCATATCCTTATCCGATGTTAAGCTCCGTTATTACTATACCGTAGATACTGCTGCCAGTCAGAATTTTTACTGTGACTGGACCAATGTTGGTATGGCTAATATAACCGGTACCTTTGAGGCGCTGAATCCAGCAAAGGCTACCGCTGACTATTATCTAGAGATTGGGTTCACCTCCGGTGCAGGAACTCTAGAAGGCGGCCAAAGTGTTGATGTGCATACTCGTTTTGCAAAATCTGACTGGTCTGCCTATACCCAAACCAATGATTATTCTTATAAAGCAACCGGTTCTTCTTTTGAAGACTGGAACAAAGTTACTGCATATATAAATGGTGTTTTAAGTTACGGAATAGAACCGTAAGATAATTCATGTGAATTTTTACTTACAACTGGGAGAGAAGCTATCAAACCCTTAACTTATAATAAATAAACTGCTGTATAATCATGGAATACATGGAACAATCTCTACCGCATCAACAATGCTGGGTAGATACTTCCTTAAAAATTCTGTGAGTTACAGCAGTTCTTTCTTTATAGTAAAACATGTACGTCAAACGATTCCAACCTATCCTGAAGAACTGAATCTCCTAAAAATGATATATGAATAGACAAACTCTTTATAACCAAATTAATATGAGACAATTTTTATAGGAAAGGGATTCCAAATTTGGGTATTCATGTGATACAATTATTATACGGTTCCTATATTAGCCATTAAAGTATATTCATACTGCTTATTTTTCAAATAACATTCTATATTTCAAGGAGCAAAAACCATTTTTGTGTGAATAGATGGCAAAAAGGATTACTAGAGAGTTTACATAAGAGAATTAATAACGTAGATTTATTAGCTAATGAAACAGGAGGGTATGAAATAAAAATGAAATACGATGTGAAAATAATAAATAAAAAAGTAGAAGACTTATTATCGTGTATGAGCCTGCCAGAAAAAGTAGGTCAAATGATTCAGATTCCATATTCATTAGTCACACGAGAAGAAGCACTTGCATGGGTGGACAAAGGTGCCGGTTCCTTCTTACACGTTCTTGGCGATAACGCAAGAGAACTTCAGTCTGCTGCTCTAAAAACAAAGCACGGAATCCCCCTTCTATTTGGTATAGATGCAATTCATGGACACGGACTCAATGAGAATGCCACTATTTTTCCTACCCAGCTTGCCGCTGCTTGTAGTTGGAACCGGGAACTTATACAAGAAATGGGTCAGGTAACCGCCAGAGAAGTAGCAACTGACGGTCTGCACTGGACATTCTCACCTGTTCTTTGCCTTGGTCGTGATATACGTTGGGGACGTATTAATGAAACCTTTGGTGAAGACCCTTATCTTGCCGGAGAATTAGGTGCTGCTATCATTAAGGGCTATCAGGGTGAAAGTCTTGACAGCGATGAAAGTATACTAGCCTGTGCAAAACACTATATAGGTTATGGGGAAGCAGTCGGCGGCCGTGATTCTTGTGATACTGAAATCACCTACCGAAAAATGCGTGAAGTATTCCTTCCTCCCTTCGAAAAGGCTGTAAAGGCAGGCTGTGCCACAATTATGAGTGCTTATGGCTCCATAGACGGTACACCTCTTACTGTTAATGAAAAAGCACTACGTCATATATTAAGGGAAGACCTTGGATTTGACGGCTTTGTAGTAACAGACTGGAATAACGTTAACAGCCTGATTCACATACAACATGTGGCCGCTGATATCGGAGAAGCCTCACAGATGGCTGCTAAGGCCGGCAATGATATGATTATGAATAGTCCTGCTTTCTATGAAGCTACCATAAAACTTGTAGAAGATGGTCTGCTTGATGAAAAAGTAATTGACGAGGCGGTGGGAAATATTTTAAGAACAAAGTTTCGCATGGGTTTGTTTGAACATCCCGAGAAGAAAGGAATACCCGGTTGCTTTGGCTGTCAGGAACACCTTAACACCAGCGAAAAGCTTTCACAGGAGAGCATTGTACTACTTAAAAATACGGGAATTCTGCCGCTTGCAAATACTATGAAGCGCATTGCGGTTATAGGTCCCAATGCAGATGATATCCGTGCACAGTATGG
The nucleotide sequence above comes from Anaerocolumna cellulosilytica. Encoded proteins:
- a CDS encoding X2-like carbohydrate binding domain-containing protein, yielding MGNKGLKKVLSIVLAVSCIAFNPQINTQQVKATETGAVPSQEYNWKNVQIYAGGYVDNIVFNPGEQDLIYARTDMGGAYRWNPADSSWIPLTDWIGADNWNNLGCESLAVDSIETNRVYIAAGTYTNEWTSANGYIMRSEDKGDTWQLAELPFKLGANMLGRSMGERLVIDPNSNNVLYLGARSGNGLWKSTDYGATWNKVTTMTHVGNYAPSEDDPSSYDSTLTGVVWVTPDPSSSAPGTPCKTIYIGVANKKGQATVYQTLDGGLTWEAVPGQPKNIVVPDSTNPSKTTGLFPHHGVLASNGVLYIPYSDGVGPYDGHKGEVFKYNTKTGVWTDITPIPTSSGDNYFGFGGLAVDPVNPDVLIVSTLNSWWPDANFFRSTDGGATWIRFWDWNGYPERTIRYTQDITDSPWLTFGNNPQPPEPALKLGWMIGNISIDPFNSDRMMYGTGATVYGTNNLTDLENGGKVHLSVYAKGIEQTAVQSLISPTTGSAHLVSGMYDLGGFVHKDLDSVPDMMLRTPFLGNTSIDYAELSPTRYVRVGNTDKGSGSRIGLSYDVGSNWFPLNNPWQSNSEDTTGGGTVAMSADGTSIVWAPNGQSVYYSTNTGSSWSLSAGVPAGAKVASDRVNPSKFYAFHNGSFYVSTNKGATFTATVTNLPYSGHIKAMPGIEGDVWIAGETYNGISGIFHTTDSGQSFTKSTDVEEGYVIGFGKAAPGETYMSLYASAKIYGVKGIFRSDDAGQTWVRINDDAHQYGVTNSCITGDPRIYGRVYLGTNGRGILYADIAGEIPANNASISPTTATFDKKTASQADITVTLALNGNTLNYIKNGSTALVNESDYTVSGNTVTIKKSYLAGLSVGLTALTFDFSQGLDRTLSLTIVDTTAANNADITPVQANFDKNTEKQQDISIALTLNGNTLTAIKNETTVLKMDEDYSLTGTTVVVRKEYLEKLNNGTVNLTFVFSAGASKDLSIQITDTTPVEIGDIQVQFIGTNAASTQGIGAKFRIINTGNTPISLSDVKLRYYYTVDTAASQNFYCDWTNVGMANITGTFEALNPAKATADYYLEIGFTSGAGTLEGGQSVDVHTRFAKSDWSAYTQTNDYSYKATGSSFEDWNKVTAYINGVLSYGIEP
- a CDS encoding glycoside hydrolase family 3 N-terminal domain-containing protein; amino-acid sequence: MKYDVKIINKKVEDLLSCMSLPEKVGQMIQIPYSLVTREEALAWVDKGAGSFLHVLGDNARELQSAALKTKHGIPLLFGIDAIHGHGLNENATIFPTQLAAACSWNRELIQEMGQVTAREVATDGLHWTFSPVLCLGRDIRWGRINETFGEDPYLAGELGAAIIKGYQGESLDSDESILACAKHYIGYGEAVGGRDSCDTEITYRKMREVFLPPFEKAVKAGCATIMSAYGSIDGTPLTVNEKALRHILREDLGFDGFVVTDWNNVNSLIHIQHVAADIGEASQMAAKAGNDMIMNSPAFYEATIKLVEDGLLDEKVIDEAVGNILRTKFRMGLFEHPEKKGIPGCFGCQEHLNTSEKLSQESIVLLKNTGILPLANTMKRIAVIGPNADDIRAQYGDWTYFSHPEPNPEHPPVRPYVTVLEGIQQLADENELSVEYHEGCSIRESEKEDIAGAVQIANHCDVIVLVIGDIVEQAGEYRDRADLTLTGKQMELFRQLRSLKKPLITVFVASKPLCINTIAEETDALIVGFNGGMFGGLAVAETIFGKLNPSGKLPISFPRHSGQLPVYYNNLPGWHGGRYLDLPDTPLFAFGEGLSYTSFKYSNLKVDETNLTLQVDVSNTGKQDGYEIVQVYFIDCVSSVLTPVKQLIGFEKIYIKANETKNVSFTFSKEDFSLVNSDEKRVTEPGEFILMVGSSSRDIDLLQSTITL